In Candidatus Polarisedimenticolia bacterium, the genomic window GTCACGTCGCGCGGTTGGATGCTCGGGCTGGGGAACGGGTCCGGGCCCGGCGGGTTGACCGGCGAGAGTGTCATCGCGTCCGGCGCGGGCAATCCGTCGTCCCAGTCCCAGCTCAAGGTCAGATCGTCGCTGCCGGGATCGACCGATCTCCCCGCGAAATCCAGCGGCTGCCCGGCCTGCGTGATGAAGGTCGGCGTTCCGTCGACCAGCACGGAGCCCGCCCGGTCGATCTCGGCCGTGGGATCCACGTTGCGTATCGAGAGCGCGAGAGGCGCGCAGGTGGCCGTGTCGTCGTCCATGGCGCACAGGGTCGCCGTGAAGCTCCCGTTGTCACCGTAGACATGGGTCAGACCGAAGCCGAGCGTGGCGTCGGGCGGCGCGTGCTCGACCAGGCCCAGGACCGGCTCGGCGGGGGTACCGTCACCCCAGTCGACCGTGGCGGTCAGCGGGTCGAGCCAGCCCGGATCCGTCACCAGGCCGCTCAGGTGGACGGGGGAACCCTCGTCCTGCGGCGCGTCGGAGCCCGGAAGGATCGAGGGGGCCACGTTCGTGACCGTGACCGTCGCCGAGGCGATCGCGAATGCGCCTTCCGAGCTCACCTTGACGCGCACGGGGAAGACCCCGTCCTGTCCCACGGCGCCGAACGCGGGGTTCGGCCCCGTGCCGTCGTCGAACTCGCCGTCACCGTCGAGGTCCCACTCGTAGGTGAGCGGGTTGCCGTCCGGCTCGCTCGAGCCGCTCGCGTCGAGAATCAGGCCCGTTCCCTCGGGTGTCACGTAAGGGCCCCCCGCGCTCGCGAGCGGGGATCGGATGTCGATCCGCCACACGCCCCGTCCCAGCGTGCCGAGGTAGAGCTCCACCGTTCCGCTCGCGCTGTGGTGGAAGTGCGCGAACCATGGGCGGGGGATATGGACGACATGCGAGCTTCCGGGATCGAGCGGATCCGTCAGGAGCCCCCAGTCCTGGCCACCGTTGGTGCTGAGGAAGACCCCGGAGTCCCTCCCGCCGGCCACGACGAGGTTGGCGTCGAACCGGTCGAAGGCGACGAGGCTCGGCTGCGGATAGCCGCTGAATCCTCCGAAGGGCGTGGGACCGGTCTCGTTGCGATACCGGAACTGACCGTCCCCGGTCATCATCCGATCGAGGTTGTGGTCCTCGCGCCAGGTGGCGCCGCCGTCATTGGAATAGACCATCCGCGGCCCATGGCTCTGATCGCGGAGGTTCGAGGCATAGAGTCGCATCGGGTTCGTGGGGTCCGCGCCGAAGACCCCAACGCCTCCGGTCATCGTTTCGACGGTGCCGTCGCCGTGAATCACGGAGCCGCCGTCGACGCGCTGCCATGCCTGGTTCGGGTCCGTTCCCACATACTTGTAGAGGCCGTCTCCGACATTGTCGCTCGCACCTCCGTTGCACCCGTTGCCAAGATTCGTCCACTGCCAGCAGGCACCGACTCCCGAACCCAGCTGACGGGCCTGGAGATAGAAGACCGGCGAGGTCGGGTCGCCCGGCGCAACCGAGACCCTGATGCCGCAGGGGTCGGGAGGCGTGCTGCCGGCGCCGATCTGAGTCCACTGGACGGCCGCATTGCCGGCCCCGTCGACCGCCGTGATGTCCTGGGTGATGTAGACTCCCCCGCACTCGCACAGCACCACATACTTCTTGTCGTCGAATCGCGCGACCTGGGGGGCGAAGCGGAATCGGACCAGCCCGTTCCCCCCATTCACGCTCTCGCACGCGGCCGGCAGATTGACGCCGCCGCCGCCCGTGAGGCCCCGACCCTGGAGGTAGAGGCCGTTCAGGTGGTACCCCACGACGCGGCTTGGATCCGCGGCCATGTCCATCGCGTCGCCGCCGTTCCCGAAGCTCGTCGCGTCCGACCAGGTGGCGGGGGGCGTGTTCTGTGCGTCCGTCGCCGCCCACCCGCCGATGTCCTGGGCGCCGAAGTAGAGGTCCACGGTGTCGCCCGGCTGATTCGCTCCGTCCATCCCCCACAGCCAGGCGGCGTGCGGGGACGCGGTCGGCTGTTTGAACGTCGGGCTCTGGCACTCTGTGAGCGACAGCCCGGTCGGATCCTGGTAATAGACGCCGCCATCCGAGGACACGAGGACGGGGCAGGCGTCGATTGAGTCGGTCGGTTTGAATTCGAGATCCCCCATGTCGCCGTGGTAGGTCACGTTGAGGGGGATCTCGAACCAGGCGGAGGGCGCGTCGCAGCGCTGTTGCTTGTAGTTTCCGGGGAGCGGTGGCGTCTGACAGCTCACGCGAAAAATCTCCTCGTCGCCGAACCAGAGGTCGAAGCTCTGAGTGCCGCCTGAATCCGACCGGTCGTTGGTGACGACGAAGGGGATCCGGTTCTTGGGAACGGCGACGCTGCCCGGCGGCCTTCCGGTGCCACCGATCGGATTCCAGCTGGCATTGCCGTTGGCGCCGCCATCATCGGACTCGTAGACGAGGTCCTGTCGGTTCTCGGTGATGAAGATCACGTCCTCCTCGTCCGGGGAGACCGCGATCGAGCACTGGGCCCCCGCGCTCCACCACATCGCCCCGCCGATCCAGCTCTCACCCCCGTCCTCGGAGCGCCAGTGCCCGTCATCACCGCAGAGGTCGATGATCCCCGAGCCCTGCGCCCCCCCGACCTGGACGGTCACGTCCCATACCACCCCCGCCGGGGTCGCCGGGGTTGGATCCCGGAATCTCCAGGTCGCGCCGAAGTCGTTGCTGATGGCCACCCCGCAGTTCGTGCCGATCACCACGGTCCCGGCCGCGTCGGGACGAAGGCCGATGCCGAACGCCGCGGGCTCCTCGAGCGCCTTGGCGGGGGAGCAGCTGAATCCTGCCGGCGCGTTCAGGCCGGGGATCGGGACGGCCGTCGACGGGTGCTTCCACGTCGCCCCTGAATCGTTGCTCACCTGGATGCCCGAGCGGGGCTCGAGACGTCCGTCATAGCGGGACGTCGCGTAGACGATCTGCGGATGGCTTCGGTCGACGGCGACGTCCTGGGCCACGACCGGCACGTGTCCGGGCAGATGGTCCCACGTGCGCCCGCCATCCGTGCTCTTGAACAGCCCTCCCCACTCGGAGGCCGCGTAGAAGACGAGATTCTGAGCCGAGCCGGCGACGCTCGCGAGATTGTTGACCCGCCCTCCCGAGCCGTTGGCGGTCGGGTCGGCCGGGGTCGACGTCTTGTAGCGCTCGGAGTCGTCGGGGTTGATGTCCCTGACGGTCACCCCCGCGAGCACCACGGACGTCATCAACAGGGCGTGCGCCGTCGCGAGGGCGCAGGCTGCACGGCGGACCCTTCTGGCTACGAGTTTCATCACATCCCCCCTGGTTGCCATGTTGGAAGCGGAAGCAGGTGCCTCCCTGCCTGCTCTTACGCAGGAGCACGCCCGAAGGGGTCACACGTCGTCCTGCCGGACGGGAAGACGGGTTACGCTTCCTTGGATGCCTCGCCAGGGCCGCGACTCTCACGGGAGTCGAGCACCTCGCGCACCTTGCGAGCCAGAAGGTCCGCGGTGAAGGGCTTCTGAAGGTAGGCGACACCGGCGTCCAGGACGCCGTGATGCCCGATCACGCCATCCGTGTAGCCGGACATGTAGAGCACGCGGATGCCGGGGTGGATGCCGGCGATCCCCTCGGCCAGCTGCCGTCCGCTCATCTGGGGCATGACGACATCGGTGAGCAGCAGGTGGATGGGATGACCGTGCCGGCGAACGAGGTCGAGCGCCTCACGGCCGCTGCGCGCCTTGAGGACCTTGTAGCCGTTCATCTGCAGCATTTCGCTGGCCAGCAATCGCACGGTGCGATCGTCTTCGACGAGGAGCACCGTTTCTGAGCCGCTCGGGAGCGACGGGGTCGTCTCGCCGACCTTCTCCTGGGTGACCTCCGCATCCACGCGTGGCAGGAAGATCTTGAACGTGGAACCCATCCCGGGCTCGCTGTAGACCCAGATATATCCGTCGCTTTGCTTGACGATTCCATAGACCGTCGCCAGGCCGAGGCCCGTCCCCTTGCCGAGCTGTTTGGTCGTGAAGAACGGCTCGAAGATGCTCGCCTGGGTCGCCTTGTCCATGCCGCTGCCGGTATCGCTCACGGCGAGCATGACGTACTTCCCCGGGCGCGTGGGAACGTGCTTCTTGGCGAAGGTCTCGTCGAGGTCGGCGTTCGACGTCTCGACCACGACCCGGCCGCCGCGTGGCATCGAGTCGCGCGCATTCACCACGAGGTTCATGATGACCTGCTCGATCTGGCTCGCGTCCGCCTCGACGTGTCCCAGGTCCGGCTGCAGCGCCGGGTTCAGCTCGATGGTCTCCCCGATCAGGCGTCGAAGCATGGGAACCAGCGTG contains:
- a CDS encoding ATP-binding protein, with the protein product MAQRMETIGRLASGLAHDFNNLLTAILGHCDILIRRLPEEAPTRKGIEEIRTAGERAAGLTRQLLAYSRRQVLKPQVLDLNVSVTTLVPMLRRLIGETIELNPALQPDLGHVEADASQIEQVIMNLVVNARDSMPRGGRVVVETSNADLDETFAKKHVPTRPGKYVMLAVSDTGSGMDKATQASIFEPFFTTKQLGKGTGLGLATVYGIVKQSDGYIWVYSEPGMGSTFKIFLPRVDAEVTQEKVGETTPSLPSGSETVLLVEDDRTVRLLASEMLQMNGYKVLKARSGREALDLVRRHGHPIHLLLTDVVMPQMSGRQLAEGIAGIHPGIRVLYMSGYTDGVIGHHGVLDAGVAYLQKPFTADLLARKVREVLDSRESRGPGEASKEA
- a CDS encoding PKD domain-containing protein, with protein sequence MKLVARRVRRAACALATAHALLMTSVVLAGVTVRDINPDDSERYKTSTPADPTANGSGGRVNNLASVAGSAQNLVFYAASEWGGLFKSTDGGRTWDHLPGHVPVVAQDVAVDRSHPQIVYATSRYDGRLEPRSGIQVSNDSGATWKHPSTAVPIPGLNAPAGFSCSPAKALEEPAAFGIGLRPDAAGTVVIGTNCGVAISNDFGATWRFRDPTPATPAGVVWDVTVQVGGAQGSGIIDLCGDDGHWRSEDGGESWIGGAMWWSAGAQCSIAVSPDEEDVIFITENRQDLVYESDDGGANGNASWNPIGGTGRPPGSVAVPKNRIPFVVTNDRSDSGGTQSFDLWFGDEEIFRVSCQTPPLPGNYKQQRCDAPSAWFEIPLNVTYHGDMGDLEFKPTDSIDACPVLVSSDGGVYYQDPTGLSLTECQSPTFKQPTASPHAAWLWGMDGANQPGDTVDLYFGAQDIGGWAATDAQNTPPATWSDATSFGNGGDAMDMAADPSRVVGYHLNGLYLQGRGLTGGGGVNLPAACESVNGGNGLVRFRFAPQVARFDDKKYVVLCECGGVYITQDITAVDGAGNAAVQWTQIGAGSTPPDPCGIRVSVAPGDPTSPVFYLQARQLGSGVGACWQWTNLGNGCNGGASDNVGDGLYKYVGTDPNQAWQRVDGGSVIHGDGTVETMTGGVGVFGADPTNPMRLYASNLRDQSHGPRMVYSNDGGATWREDHNLDRMMTGDGQFRYRNETGPTPFGGFSGYPQPSLVAFDRFDANLVVAGGRDSGVFLSTNGGQDWGLLTDPLDPGSSHVVHIPRPWFAHFHHSASGTVELYLGTLGRGVWRIDIRSPLASAGGPYVTPEGTGLILDASGSSEPDGNPLTYEWDLDGDGEFDDGTGPNPAFGAVGQDGVFPVRVKVSSEGAFAIASATVTVTNVAPSILPGSDAPQDEGSPVHLSGLVTDPGWLDPLTATVDWGDGTPAEPVLGLVEHAPPDATLGFGLTHVYGDNGSFTATLCAMDDDTATCAPLALSIRNVDPTAEIDRAGSVLVDGTPTFITQAGQPLDFAGRSVDPGSDDLTLSWDWDDGLPAPDAMTLSPVNPPGPDPFPSPSIQPRDVTDLQSHAFSQACFYEIGFRSQDDDGGLALDTAKVIIVGTARKTRSSGYWKRQYDVPSKSDFDATTLQCYLDIAAYMSQVFNEVRDASGFDKATTILAEPRTGNVLDSLDRQLLAVWLNFANGAVALNDLVDTNGDRVLDDTFGDAVDKAEAVRLNPGSSRSEIERQKNIIERINLWDEK